The following proteins are co-located in the Tiliqua scincoides isolate rTilSci1 chromosome 8, rTilSci1.hap2, whole genome shotgun sequence genome:
- the LOC136659299 gene encoding selenoprotein K-like — MVYISNGQMLDSWTRAPWSLSSISDFFWGIADFVVMFFQSIIHPDLRRRGYTSSSSSRYDDRRGIE, encoded by the exons ATGGTCTACATTTCGAATGGCCAAATGTTGGATAGCTGGACCCGAGCTCCTTGGAGTTTGTCATCTATAAGTGACTTCTTTTGGGGAATAGCAGACTTTGTAGTAATGTTTTTCCAGAGCATTATTCACCCTGATTTGAGAAGGAGAGGCTAcacatcttcttcttcttcaagatATGACGATAGAAGAGG CATTGAATAG